In Zingiber officinale cultivar Zhangliang chromosome 3B, Zo_v1.1, whole genome shotgun sequence, a single window of DNA contains:
- the LOC121967419 gene encoding DNA oxidative demethylase ALKBH2-like, whose translation MSSCLRFTDPDENPSPSGGRWEKRAVDLGDGSEVVYVPRLIPRDQAWEWFRYLNREIPWTRPSIRVFGRSCVQPRETCYIAEKGLAPMRYSGYQPNSYSWEEYPVVKDILMTVCEAFPGSKFNTVLLNRYKNGSDYVAWHSDEDKLYGSAPEIASVSFGCEREFLLRKKPTKSQAAKGARHSDRKQLEHKQQSFVLKHGSLLLMKGYTQRDWVHSVPKRLKADSIRINLTFRHIVA comes from the exons ATGAGCTCGTGCCTCCGATTCACAGATCCCGACGAGAACCCTAGCCCTAGCGGCGGCAGATGGGAGAAGCGAGCGGTCGATCTGGGCGACGGCAGTGAGGTCGTCTACGTTCCCCGGCTTATTCCTCGCGACCAGGCCTGGGAATGGTTCCGGTATCTCAATCGCGAAATTCCGTGGACGAGACCTTCGATCCGGGTCTTCGGAAGATCTTGCGTCCAG CCTAGAGAGACTTGTTATATTGCAGAGAAGGGGCTCGCACCGATGAGATACAGTGGATACCAGCCAAACTCATATTCTTGGGAAGAATACCCTGTTGTCAAAGACATCTTGATGACA GTTTGTGAAGCATTCCCTGGGTCCAAATTCAACACTGTGCTTCTGAACAGATACAAGAATGGCTCAGACTATGTTGCATGGCACTCGGACGAAGATAAATTGTATGGCTCAGCCCCAGAAATAGCTTCAGTTTCATTTGGTTGCGAGCGGGAATTTCTGTTGCGAAAGAAACCTACGAAAAGCCAAG CTGCTAAAGGCGCACGTCATTCGGATAGGAAACAACTCGAACACAAACAGCAGTCTTTTGTTCTAAAACATGGATCTTTGCTGCTGATGAAAGGCTACACACAGCGCGACTGGGTTCATTCAGTGCCCAAACGCCTGAAAGCAGATTCCATTAGAATCAACCTCACATTCAGGCACATTGTGGCGTAA